From Sphingopyxis sp. USTB-05, the proteins below share one genomic window:
- a CDS encoding Zn-ribbon domain-containing OB-fold protein translates to MSALAPIAPGLWTDEAEPRLIGARRADGEIIFPVPGGDAAALVEPVALSRKGTLWSWTTQGFEPKEPYSGPQPFQPFLIGYVELPGEVIVETRIVDATAADLVIGMPMEFAVVPFDDARSTYAFRPERLP, encoded by the coding sequence ATGAGCGCGCTTGCCCCCATCGCGCCGGGCCTGTGGACCGACGAGGCCGAACCGCGGCTGATCGGCGCGCGCCGCGCCGATGGCGAGATCATCTTCCCCGTTCCCGGTGGCGACGCCGCGGCACTTGTCGAGCCCGTGGCGCTGTCGCGCAAGGGGACGCTCTGGTCGTGGACCACGCAAGGCTTCGAACCGAAGGAGCCGTACAGCGGCCCGCAACCCTTTCAGCCCTTCCTTATCGGCTATGTCGAACTGCCCGGCGAGGTGATCGTCGAAACGCGGATCGTCGATGCCACTGCCGCCGACCTCGTCATCGGCATGCCGATGGAGTTCGCCGTCGTCCCCTTCGACGACGCGCGGTCGACCTATGCCTTCCGTCCGGAGCGCCTGCCATGA
- a CDS encoding SDR family oxidoreductase: MKKILVLGAPADQGIPLLTALKARGLEPTAGVRRAGAMAATPHPDVLEVAADLYDVASLTAAFKGQDALAMHLPFEFDRDRAATMGRNIAAAARAAGLQKIVFNTSCFVADHDLDLSAHDGRRDIERAIHDSGVPYVIIEPMVFMDNITRIWSRPAIVNSGIFAYPAAETLKISWVCLEDVAAYMVSALLHEDLIADRIAVGGPEALVGAEVAERLSAAAGRSVRFQSLSPDEFAARMSELVTGSREVQPASIYDGMAKFYRWYNDQPVSPVSLDTVPAARLLGVTPTPFAEWATRQDWSPVKVPA, from the coding sequence ATGAAGAAAATTCTCGTTCTTGGCGCCCCGGCTGATCAGGGCATTCCCCTGCTGACCGCGTTGAAGGCGAGGGGGCTAGAACCGACCGCCGGCGTGCGCCGCGCGGGCGCGATGGCGGCGACACCGCATCCCGATGTGCTCGAGGTGGCCGCCGATCTCTATGATGTCGCCAGCCTGACCGCAGCCTTCAAAGGGCAGGACGCACTGGCGATGCATCTGCCGTTCGAATTCGACCGCGACCGCGCCGCGACGATGGGACGCAACATTGCGGCGGCGGCGCGCGCGGCGGGGCTGCAGAAGATCGTGTTCAACACAAGTTGCTTCGTTGCCGATCACGACCTCGACCTCTCAGCGCACGACGGACGGCGCGATATCGAGCGCGCGATCCACGACAGCGGCGTTCCTTACGTGATCATCGAGCCGATGGTGTTCATGGACAACATCACCCGCATCTGGTCGCGGCCCGCGATCGTGAACAGCGGGATCTTTGCCTATCCAGCGGCCGAGACGCTGAAGATAAGCTGGGTCTGCCTTGAGGATGTCGCGGCCTATATGGTCTCCGCGCTGCTGCACGAGGATCTGATTGCCGACCGGATCGCGGTGGGCGGGCCGGAGGCGCTGGTGGGGGCCGAGGTCGCCGAGCGGCTGAGCGCCGCGGCAGGGCGTTCGGTGCGGTTTCAGAGCCTGTCGCCCGATGAATTTGCGGCGCGGATGAGCGAACTCGTGACCGGCTCGCGCGAGGTGCAGCCGGCGAGCATCTATGACGGGATGGCGAAATTCTATCGCTGGTACAACGATCAGCCGGTGTCGCCGGTGTCGCTCGATACGGTGCCGGCGGCGCGGTTGCTCGGCGTGACGCCGACGCCTTTTGCGGAGTGGGCCACGCGGCAGGACTGGTCGCCGGTGAAGGTTCCCGCCTAA
- a CDS encoding acyl-CoA dehydrogenase family protein, with the protein MDLDLTKDELEFREEVRDFLRTSLPAHVRDGARRTPGVFVEPDIGLVWHRILNDKGWVAYHWPQDCGGTGWTPMQRYIFEKECAIAGAPALSVLGLRLVGPVICAFGTQEQKDRFLPAIRAGTDYWCQGYSEPQSGSDLASLRTRARRDGNEYVVDGSKIWTTHAHHANWIFCLVRTDGEVKKQAGISFLLIPMDQPGVTVTPIITMAGDHEVNQVFLDGARTSVDNRIGEEGQGWTIAKFLLENERGGSFHAPRLIRAIDHLEQLAGVAPSGHNGTLGGDIQIATRIAKLRLEAEALETTELRILADIAKGRPAGPQTSLVKLLSSEIHQRIDGLAMDLHGYDGLQLPTVRPLYGNEAPPAIGDEDAQVAAARYLNSRAWTVFGGSSEVQKNIIAKTVLRL; encoded by the coding sequence ATGGATCTAGACCTTACCAAGGACGAACTGGAATTTCGCGAGGAGGTCCGCGACTTCCTCCGCACCTCGCTCCCGGCCCACGTCCGCGACGGCGCCAGGCGCACGCCCGGCGTGTTCGTCGAACCCGACATTGGCCTGGTCTGGCACCGCATCCTCAACGACAAGGGCTGGGTCGCCTATCATTGGCCCCAGGATTGCGGCGGTACCGGCTGGACGCCGATGCAGCGCTATATCTTTGAAAAGGAATGCGCGATCGCGGGCGCGCCGGCGCTGTCGGTACTCGGCCTTCGCCTCGTCGGTCCGGTGATCTGCGCCTTTGGGACGCAGGAGCAGAAGGACCGTTTCCTGCCCGCCATCCGCGCCGGCACCGACTATTGGTGCCAGGGCTATTCCGAACCGCAGAGCGGCTCCGATCTCGCCTCGCTCCGTACCCGCGCGCGGCGCGACGGCAACGAATATGTCGTTGACGGGTCGAAAATCTGGACCACCCACGCGCATCACGCGAACTGGATCTTCTGCCTCGTCCGTACCGACGGCGAGGTGAAGAAACAGGCGGGCATCAGTTTCCTGCTGATCCCGATGGACCAGCCCGGCGTCACCGTCACCCCGATCATCACGATGGCGGGCGATCATGAGGTGAACCAGGTCTTCCTCGACGGCGCTCGCACGTCGGTCGACAATCGCATCGGCGAAGAAGGACAAGGCTGGACGATCGCGAAATTCCTGCTCGAAAACGAGCGTGGCGGATCATTCCACGCGCCGCGGCTGATCCGTGCGATCGACCATCTCGAACAGCTCGCGGGCGTCGCGCCGAGCGGCCATAATGGCACTCTCGGCGGCGACATCCAGATTGCGACACGCATAGCGAAACTGCGACTCGAAGCCGAAGCGCTCGAAACCACCGAGCTTCGTATCCTCGCCGACATTGCGAAAGGCCGCCCGGCCGGTCCGCAGACCTCGCTCGTCAAGCTGCTGTCGTCCGAAATCCATCAGCGTATCGACGGGCTCGCAATGGACCTGCACGGCTATGACGGGCTGCAATTACCGACCGTGCGCCCGCTCTATGGCAACGAAGCGCCGCCCGCGATCGGCGACGAGGACGCGCAGGTCGCGGCCGCCCGCTATCTCAACAGTCGTGCCTGGACCGTCTTCGGCGGTTCGAGCGAAGTCCAGAAGAACATCATAGCAAAGACGGTGCTACGCCTATGA
- a CDS encoding helix-turn-helix transcriptional regulator, translating into MGEKAVKLPDDGFAPPMNARALVEAVTVRSVEDIHDAAVVLRDYAASHGLRAALCDDIASKETMVDADGAVLAADLFGWLGDGERWWEDHRLALHSPLPRSCRYESEPFWCNGDGFRTANPNPYLDDINLARYFAANERYKAAIVVPVHLPFGQISANSYHPMDHTITDLTDQFAEIGHILGAGTRRFIAGYASAMRTKRRIPSDCELSKREVECLRWAAIGKTDREIGMIISLSHATVRYHVHRAGEKLNSVNRAQTIFKAGQLGYLGANS; encoded by the coding sequence ATGGGAGAAAAGGCAGTCAAACTGCCGGACGACGGGTTCGCACCACCAATGAATGCCCGGGCGCTCGTCGAAGCGGTAACGGTCCGCAGCGTGGAGGATATCCACGATGCGGCGGTTGTGCTGCGCGATTATGCCGCATCGCATGGCCTCCGCGCCGCGCTCTGTGACGATATCGCGTCCAAGGAAACGATGGTCGACGCCGATGGCGCGGTACTTGCCGCCGACCTCTTCGGATGGCTCGGCGATGGCGAGCGCTGGTGGGAGGACCATAGGCTGGCCCTCCATTCGCCCCTACCGCGCTCGTGCCGCTATGAGAGCGAGCCTTTCTGGTGCAACGGCGACGGGTTCCGTACGGCGAACCCCAACCCCTATCTCGACGACATTAATCTCGCGCGCTATTTTGCCGCGAACGAACGCTACAAGGCCGCGATCGTCGTCCCGGTCCACCTGCCTTTCGGGCAGATTTCCGCCAACAGCTATCATCCGATGGATCATACCATCACCGACCTGACCGACCAGTTCGCCGAGATCGGGCACATATTGGGTGCAGGCACGCGGCGCTTCATCGCAGGCTATGCCTCGGCGATGCGAACCAAGCGGCGTATTCCGTCGGACTGCGAACTGTCGAAGCGCGAGGTCGAGTGCCTGCGCTGGGCCGCAATCGGCAAGACCGACCGCGAGATCGGGATGATCATTTCGTTGAGCCACGCGACCGTGCGCTATCATGTTCACCGCGCGGGCGAAAAGCTGAACTCGGTCAACCGCGCGCAAACGATCTTCAAGGCCGGGCAACTCGGCTATCTCGGCGCAAACAGCTAA
- a CDS encoding SRPBCC family protein, with protein sequence MNDLSPPQDQTRDDRCPGTSYTDMLNADTRRVPDYLFAESNQELGDEPIAIERYVSEDWAKLEREKMWPNIWQFAAREEDMPSPGDTVVYDINEKSILLVRQKDLSIKAFYNVCLHRGRKLRTESGPAVHLRCPFHGFSWHHDGRFKEAPCAWDFKHLDDKDMSLPELKVDRWQGFILVTENHDLPSFRDWVGPGVEHYDNWRLDECHTAAWVGRVIPANWKAVAEAFMEAWHSIVTHPQILGFTADANTRYDLYGDFLNRAITPAGAMSPHIKGKDQFYVLKSLEEFIGGGDSRARRATGDPADLKGFDADDPMLARKVLAQANRDAFSAMNGHDYSNATDSEMLDNFTYNVFPNWAPWGGLVPNIVYRWRPWGDTDHSLMEVRILMRTPKGEKAPKSAPMHLIPDDQPFASASHLIGAALAGVFDQDMENLPYVQEGMKSSPNGVIELGHYQESRIRHFHRTLGKYVGGQLP encoded by the coding sequence ATGAACGACCTTTCGCCTCCCCAGGACCAGACCCGCGACGACCGCTGCCCGGGCACCAGCTACACCGACATGCTGAATGCCGATACGCGGCGCGTTCCCGACTATCTGTTCGCCGAGTCCAACCAGGAACTCGGCGACGAGCCGATCGCGATCGAGCGTTATGTCAGCGAGGACTGGGCCAAGCTTGAGCGCGAGAAGATGTGGCCGAACATCTGGCAATTCGCGGCCCGCGAAGAGGATATGCCGAGCCCCGGCGACACGGTCGTCTATGACATCAACGAAAAGAGCATATTGCTCGTCCGTCAGAAGGACCTCTCGATAAAGGCCTTCTACAACGTCTGCCTCCACCGCGGCCGCAAGCTGCGTACCGAAAGCGGTCCCGCAGTGCACCTGCGTTGTCCATTCCACGGCTTTTCCTGGCACCACGACGGCCGTTTCAAGGAAGCGCCGTGCGCGTGGGACTTCAAACATCTCGACGACAAGGACATGAGTCTGCCCGAGTTGAAGGTCGACCGCTGGCAGGGTTTCATCCTGGTTACCGAGAACCATGATCTGCCGAGCTTCCGCGACTGGGTTGGCCCCGGCGTCGAACATTATGACAATTGGCGGCTCGACGAATGCCATACCGCGGCCTGGGTCGGCCGCGTTATCCCCGCCAACTGGAAGGCGGTTGCCGAGGCGTTCATGGAAGCATGGCACAGCATCGTCACGCATCCACAGATTCTGGGCTTCACCGCCGACGCCAACACGCGCTACGACCTTTATGGCGATTTCCTGAATCGCGCGATTACGCCGGCAGGCGCGATGTCGCCGCATATCAAGGGCAAGGATCAATTCTATGTCCTGAAATCGCTCGAGGAGTTCATCGGCGGCGGCGACAGCCGCGCGCGGCGCGCGACCGGCGACCCGGCCGACCTGAAGGGTTTTGACGCCGACGATCCGATGCTCGCGCGCAAGGTGCTCGCACAGGCGAACCGCGACGCCTTTTCGGCGATGAACGGGCATGATTATTCGAACGCGACCGACAGCGAGATGCTCGACAATTTCACCTATAACGTCTTCCCGAACTGGGCGCCGTGGGGCGGGCTGGTGCCGAACATCGTCTATCGCTGGCGGCCGTGGGGCGACACGGACCACAGCCTGATGGAGGTCCGCATCCTGATGCGCACACCCAAGGGCGAGAAGGCTCCCAAGTCAGCACCGATGCACCTGATCCCTGATGACCAGCCGTTCGCCAGCGCCAGCCACCTGATCGGCGCCGCGCTAGCGGGTGTGTTCGATCAGGATATGGAAAACCTCCCCTATGTTCAGGAGGGAATGAAATCATCGCCCAATGGCGTGATCGAACTCGGCCATTATCAGGAAAGCCGGATCCGGCATTTCCATCGCACGCTGGGGAAATATGTGGGCGGGCAGTTGCCGTGA
- a CDS encoding aromatic ring-hydroxylating dioxygenase subunit alpha: MAESDPKIAPQDWFAVRKRNARAGLRKLVAIVAENRTDRAEAPLPLHKSIYMSEARNAAEMEHIFRNEPIVAGLSGDIPKTGDTLVFDSVGPSILVTRGKDGVARAVLNMCTHRGAKLVEEKEPWQGSRPRLVCPFHAWTFDPAGQLVGQPGKEGFANCEIGARNLIELPCAEHLGLIFVRANPDGEPIDAAAHLGDFGPVLAQLELHRAEPVKKGILTADSNWKFALDTYGEGYHFKMLHASTIGGTHYSDRNVYEPIGRHHRVSFPDLSIGNLVGKDESEWPETDYGGVHYLFPNTVIFFGAVTPGVYFTQVFRLFPDGAGKMFCQFAVYAPFGVENEQHRAMCELAYDATATVVQTEDYRVASSGYSNLMTAPDDFRVVLGANEPALHGVHRSIAAACKMPLDQIA, from the coding sequence ATGGCCGAGTCCGATCCGAAGATCGCACCGCAGGACTGGTTCGCCGTCCGCAAGCGCAATGCGCGCGCGGGCCTGCGCAAGCTGGTCGCGATCGTCGCCGAGAACCGCACCGACCGCGCGGAGGCGCCGCTGCCGCTGCACAAGTCCATCTATATGAGCGAAGCGCGCAACGCCGCCGAGATGGAGCATATTTTCCGGAACGAGCCGATCGTCGCGGGACTTTCAGGCGACATTCCCAAGACCGGCGACACGCTCGTCTTCGACTCGGTCGGCCCGTCGATCCTCGTCACGCGCGGCAAGGACGGCGTCGCGCGCGCCGTCCTCAACATGTGTACGCATCGCGGCGCGAAGCTGGTCGAGGAGAAGGAACCGTGGCAGGGCTCGCGACCGCGCCTTGTCTGTCCCTTCCACGCCTGGACCTTCGACCCCGCCGGGCAGCTTGTCGGGCAACCGGGCAAGGAAGGCTTCGCGAATTGCGAGATCGGCGCGCGCAACCTGATCGAACTCCCCTGCGCCGAGCATCTCGGGCTGATCTTCGTCCGTGCCAATCCCGATGGCGAGCCAATCGACGCGGCGGCGCATCTCGGTGATTTCGGTCCGGTGCTGGCGCAGCTCGAACTTCACCGCGCCGAACCGGTGAAGAAGGGCATATTGACCGCCGATTCCAACTGGAAATTCGCGCTCGACACTTATGGCGAGGGCTATCATTTCAAGATGCTCCACGCCTCGACCATCGGCGGCACGCACTATAGCGACCGCAATGTCTATGAACCGATCGGCCGCCACCACCGCGTCAGTTTCCCCGACCTTTCCATCGGCAATCTCGTCGGCAAGGACGAGAGCGAATGGCCCGAAACCGATTATGGCGGGGTCCATTATCTCTTCCCCAACACCGTTATCTTCTTCGGCGCGGTGACGCCGGGCGTCTATTTCACGCAGGTCTTTCGCCTGTTCCCCGACGGCGCGGGCAAGATGTTCTGCCAGTTCGCGGTCTATGCGCCCTTCGGGGTCGAGAACGAGCAGCACCGCGCGATGTGCGAGCTGGCCTATGACGCGACCGCCACGGTCGTGCAGACCGAGGATTATCGCGTCGCGAGCAGCGGTTATTCGAACCTGATGACCGCGCCCGACGACTTCCGCGTCGTGCTCGGCGCGAATGAGCCCGCGCTGCACGGCGTCCACCGCTCGATCGCCGCGGCATGCAAGATGCCGCTCGACCAGATCGCCTGA
- a CDS encoding cytochrome P450, producing the protein MNDIAASSFFDPQVIADPFDYYRAWLPKSPVVQLSEGMFLVLSYDLCAQATGDVETFSNNFQGTLSGAMAEDGDVAAILAEGWPQVDTLLTADPPTHTRFRKLVNLAFSMKRVAAIEEDMRGVVIDLIEKMADAKDSGRETDFVRDFGIPLPVAMIASQIGMEGDLDRVKRWSDAFVDRLGRMIPKDRELECAREVVEFQHYVKAKIDERRANRTDDLLSDLVHAEVDGERPLEDAEILSIMQQLMVAGNETTTSALAGGLLQLIENPDQMAKAVAAADEGNERAIINLVEEVLRIESPTAGMWRMVLKDAELGGVKIPKGAMVQLRYAAANRDPAKYPDPDRFDMERANARSHLAFGKGIHMCVGNMLSRKEMAVAYSELLKRLTDFSLADGHTPSWPPNMLLRGLTALPITFGRRV; encoded by the coding sequence GTGAACGATATCGCCGCAAGCAGTTTTTTCGACCCGCAAGTCATCGCGGACCCGTTCGACTATTATCGAGCCTGGTTGCCCAAAAGCCCCGTCGTGCAATTGTCGGAGGGGATGTTCCTCGTCCTTTCCTATGATCTTTGTGCGCAGGCGACGGGTGACGTCGAGACATTCTCGAACAATTTTCAGGGCACGTTGTCGGGCGCGATGGCCGAGGACGGCGATGTCGCCGCAATTCTCGCCGAGGGCTGGCCGCAGGTCGATACGCTGCTGACCGCCGACCCGCCGACACACACGCGCTTCCGCAAGCTCGTCAACCTCGCCTTTTCGATGAAGCGCGTCGCCGCGATCGAGGAGGATATGCGCGGTGTCGTCATCGACCTGATCGAGAAGATGGCAGACGCCAAGGATTCCGGGCGCGAAACCGATTTCGTCCGCGATTTCGGCATCCCCCTGCCCGTCGCGATGATCGCGAGCCAAATCGGCATGGAGGGCGACCTCGACCGCGTGAAGCGCTGGTCCGACGCCTTCGTCGATCGGCTTGGCCGAATGATCCCCAAGGACCGCGAGCTCGAATGCGCGCGCGAAGTCGTCGAGTTCCAGCATTATGTGAAGGCAAAGATCGACGAACGCCGCGCCAATCGCACCGACGACCTGCTATCCGACCTTGTCCATGCCGAGGTCGATGGCGAACGACCGCTCGAGGATGCCGAAATCCTTTCGATCATGCAGCAGTTGATGGTCGCGGGGAACGAGACGACGACTTCGGCGCTCGCGGGCGGGCTGCTCCAGCTCATCGAAAATCCCGACCAGATGGCAAAGGCGGTCGCCGCCGCAGATGAAGGAAATGAGCGCGCGATCATCAACCTGGTCGAAGAGGTGCTGCGCATCGAAAGCCCGACCGCGGGCATGTGGCGCATGGTGCTGAAGGACGCCGAGCTTGGCGGGGTCAAAATCCCGAAGGGCGCGATGGTCCAGCTTCGCTATGCCGCAGCGAACCGCGACCCCGCCAAATATCCCGACCCCGACCGGTTCGATATGGAACGCGCCAATGCGCGCAGCCATCTCGCCTTCGGCAAGGGCATCCATATGTGCGTCGGCAATATGTTGAGCAGGAAGGAAATGGCGGTCGCTTATTCCGAACTGCTGAAGCGCCTCACCGACTTCAGCCTCGCCGACGGCCACACGCCGAGCTGGCCGCCGAACATGCTGCTGCGTGGGCTCACCGCCCTGCCGATCACATTCGGGCGCCGCGTATGA
- a CDS encoding acyl-CoA dehydrogenase family protein, translated as MNFDLDEDQQLTRDMIGRFLGPVDVAARHAMRKGENGYSRARWQDIADLGLLALAAPQAMGGIGGTMVDLALVAEALGKGVAIDPWLENGVLPVRLAAAAGDTALVADLIVGTQFAAVAFAEPARRYETEAVGTRAEGGQIVGAKTFVLGAPLADTLLVTLAGNKVARIRKGAAGIVQQDYPVIDGSNAATFDLHRSPAEILDLPKAKFERVIGDVRMLAAAEMVGLAQTMFDDTLAYVGERQQFGAAIGSFQALQHRLVECYAALEQARSMMLRTAMLDPTTEDANWPRIAAGAKAFVGEAATRIGLEAVQMHGGMGQTDELAIGHALKRVMLLDKLFGDQDHCLRSFARAA; from the coding sequence ATGAATTTCGATCTCGACGAAGACCAGCAGCTCACGCGCGACATGATCGGGCGCTTTCTCGGCCCGGTCGACGTCGCCGCGCGACACGCGATGCGCAAAGGCGAAAACGGCTATTCGCGCGCGCGTTGGCAGGACATTGCCGATCTCGGCCTGCTCGCGCTCGCCGCTCCACAAGCGATGGGCGGCATCGGCGGGACGATGGTCGATCTGGCACTCGTCGCCGAGGCGCTGGGCAAGGGGGTCGCGATCGATCCCTGGCTTGAGAACGGCGTGCTGCCCGTCCGGCTTGCCGCGGCTGCGGGCGATACGGCTCTGGTCGCCGACCTGATCGTCGGCACGCAATTCGCTGCGGTCGCCTTTGCCGAACCCGCGCGCCGATATGAAACCGAAGCCGTAGGCACCAGGGCGGAGGGTGGCCAGATCGTCGGGGCGAAGACCTTCGTCCTCGGCGCACCGCTCGCCGATACGCTGCTCGTTACCCTTGCCGGCAACAAGGTGGCCAGGATTAGGAAGGGCGCTGCCGGCATCGTGCAGCAGGACTATCCGGTCATCGACGGTTCGAACGCCGCCACGTTCGACCTGCATCGCTCCCCGGCCGAAATCCTCGACCTGCCGAAGGCCAAGTTCGAGCGCGTGATCGGGGACGTTCGCATGCTCGCCGCCGCCGAAATGGTCGGGCTTGCGCAGACGATGTTCGACGACACGCTCGCCTATGTCGGCGAGCGCCAACAGTTCGGCGCCGCGATCGGCAGCTTCCAGGCACTCCAGCACCGCCTCGTCGAATGCTATGCCGCGCTAGAACAGGCGCGCTCGATGATGCTGCGCACCGCGATGCTCGACCCGACGACCGAGGACGCGAACTGGCCGCGGATCGCCGCGGGTGCCAAGGCCTTCGTCGGCGAAGCGGCGACACGGATCGGGCTCGAAGCGGTGCAGATGCATGGCGGGATGGGCCAGACCGACGAGCTGGCGATCGGCCATGCGCTAAAGCGGGTAATGCTGCTCGACAAATTGTTCGGCGACCAGGATCATTGCCTGCGCAGCTTTGCGAGAGCCGCATGA
- a CDS encoding VOC family protein: MAGPGTLASLGDIMQLAFVPSDFDAAVRHWTEVMGAGPFFLLPNVSLPGGRYRGEASDPMFTMALGYWGDMQIELIRPENDAKSLYRGEYAVGEGLHHVCVLVDSIAEARTRCGEVGAEIIFEAPVGETGGVIYADPGTGPGTLVELLEPQAGTRELFAMMREAAKGWDGSEPLRSLG, from the coding sequence ATGGCCGGACCAGGAACGCTCGCATCGCTCGGCGACATCATGCAGCTAGCCTTTGTACCGTCCGATTTCGACGCGGCGGTCCGGCATTGGACCGAGGTGATGGGCGCCGGTCCCTTCTTTCTCCTGCCCAATGTGTCGCTTCCCGGCGGGCGCTATCGCGGCGAGGCAAGCGATCCGATGTTCACCATGGCGCTCGGCTATTGGGGCGACATGCAGATCGAGCTGATCCGGCCCGAGAATGACGCGAAATCACTTTATCGCGGTGAGTATGCGGTGGGCGAGGGGCTGCACCATGTGTGCGTGTTGGTCGACTCGATCGCCGAAGCACGGACGCGCTGCGGCGAGGTCGGGGCAGAGATTATTTTCGAGGCGCCGGTCGGCGAAACCGGCGGGGTGATTTATGCCGATCCCGGTACTGGGCCAGGGACGCTGGTCGAACTGCTCGAACCGCAGGCGGGCACGCGCGAACTGTTTGCAATGATGCGCGAGGCGGCGAAAGGCTGGGATGGCAGCGAGCCGCTACGGTCTTTGGGCTAA
- a CDS encoding thiolase family protein produces the protein MSDDVHIIGAGIHPFGRTDGRSGRDQGVFAVREALADAGIEWSDVEFAYGGSAAAGSADIMVNELGLTSVPFINVANGCATGGSALTAARNAIAAGACDIALAVGFDKHPRGAFNAKPAEYGLPEWYGETGMMLTTQFFALKIQRYMALHGISRRTLGLVAEKAFRNGTLCDHAWRRSPVDLDTILNAPMVNDPLTKYMFCSPAEGAVALVLASGKKIRELGSDAVRIASVAFRTRPEGSFEVFAPSISVNGGGKPTQIASKAAFEMAGIGPEDVSVAQLQDTESGAEIMHMAENGFCADGEQEQWLAEGWSEIGGKMPVNTDGGCLACGEPIGASGLRQVYENTVQLRGRGGGRQVPNDPKVGYSHVYGAPGLSAVAILER, from the coding sequence ATGAGTGACGACGTCCATATCATCGGGGCGGGTATCCATCCCTTCGGCCGTACCGACGGTCGCTCGGGGCGCGATCAGGGTGTGTTCGCCGTACGCGAAGCACTTGCCGATGCCGGGATCGAATGGAGCGACGTCGAATTCGCCTATGGCGGATCGGCCGCGGCGGGGTCCGCCGACATCATGGTCAACGAACTTGGTCTGACAAGCGTGCCCTTCATCAACGTCGCGAATGGCTGTGCGACCGGGGGCAGCGCGCTGACCGCTGCGCGCAACGCCATCGCGGCGGGGGCGTGCGACATCGCGCTCGCGGTCGGCTTCGACAAGCATCCGCGCGGCGCCTTCAATGCCAAGCCCGCCGAATATGGCCTGCCCGAATGGTATGGCGAGACGGGCATGATGCTGACGACGCAATTTTTTGCGCTCAAGATCCAGCGCTACATGGCGCTCCACGGCATCAGTCGCCGCACGCTTGGCCTCGTCGCCGAAAAGGCATTTCGCAACGGCACGCTCTGCGACCATGCCTGGCGGCGATCGCCCGTCGATCTCGATACGATCCTGAACGCGCCGATGGTCAACGATCCGCTGACCAAATATATGTTCTGCTCGCCCGCGGAGGGCGCGGTCGCACTTGTGCTCGCCAGCGGCAAAAAGATACGCGAACTGGGCTCCGACGCAGTGCGCATCGCCAGCGTCGCCTTCCGTACCCGCCCCGAAGGGTCGTTCGAGGTGTTCGCGCCGTCGATCAGCGTCAATGGCGGCGGCAAGCCGACCCAGATTGCCAGCAAGGCGGCGTTCGAAATGGCGGGTATCGGCCCCGAAGATGTTTCCGTCGCGCAATTGCAGGACACCGAGAGCGGCGCCGAAATCATGCACATGGCCGAGAATGGCTTCTGCGCCGACGGCGAGCAGGAACAATGGCTGGCCGAGGGCTGGAGCGAAATCGGCGGCAAGATGCCGGTCAACACCGACGGCGGCTGCCTCGCGTGCGGCGAACCGATCGGCGCGTCGGGCCTCAGGCAAGTTTACGAAAATACGGTGCAATTGCGAGGCCGCGGCGGCGGGCGGCAGGTGCCGAACGACCCGAAGGTCGGTTACTCTCATGTCTATGGAGCGCCCGGCCTGTCGGCGGTGGCGATCCTTGAACGTTAG